Proteins encoded by one window of Cryptosporangium minutisporangium:
- a CDS encoding nucleoside/nucleotide kinase family protein — MTNSARVGVTRLEIPADLLGRARELAAGPRCVLGLTGAPGAGKSTLAAALVEALHPHAVLVPMDGFHLANTELERLGRRERKGAVDTFDAAGYVALLRRLRDPADEVVYAPHFAREIEEPIACALPVPAAVPLVVTEGNYLLVDEGPWAAVRSLLDEVWYVEVAEDVRLERLVARHVAFGKDPAAARAWSHGTDQRNADVIAATRSRADRIVRL, encoded by the coding sequence GTGACGAACAGCGCCCGGGTGGGGGTCACCCGGCTGGAGATCCCGGCCGACCTGCTCGGCCGCGCGCGTGAGCTGGCCGCCGGTCCGCGATGCGTCCTCGGCCTCACCGGCGCTCCCGGTGCCGGCAAGTCGACGCTGGCCGCCGCGCTCGTCGAGGCGCTGCATCCGCACGCCGTACTGGTGCCGATGGACGGCTTCCACCTGGCCAACACCGAGCTCGAACGGCTCGGTCGCCGGGAGCGGAAAGGCGCGGTCGACACGTTCGACGCCGCCGGGTACGTGGCGCTGCTCCGCCGGCTGCGCGACCCCGCCGACGAGGTGGTGTACGCGCCACACTTCGCCCGCGAGATCGAGGAACCGATCGCGTGCGCGCTTCCGGTTCCGGCAGCGGTTCCCCTGGTCGTGACGGAAGGCAACTACCTCCTGGTGGACGAGGGGCCCTGGGCCGCCGTCCGGAGCCTGCTCGACGAGGTCTGGTACGTGGAGGTGGCCGAGGACGTCCGGCTGGAGCGGCTGGTTGCCCGGCACGTGGCGTTCGGGAAGGACCCGGCCGCGGCCCGGGCGTGGAGCCACGGCACCGACCAGCGCAACGCCGACGTCATCGCCGCCACCCGCAGCCGCGCCGACCGGATCGTGCGCCTCTGA
- a CDS encoding DUF998 domain-containing protein, with protein MSTNTTATDRISARLLAAGAAAGPLYVVVSLVEVVTREGFDPTRHAWSMLANGGPGWIHRTNLIVSGVLVILGAVGLSRALRSRWAPALLGLYGLGMVGGGIFAADPGRGFPVGTPEVVPVSASGALHFVCGGIGFVGLIAACFVLARRLRAEDHRRLATFSRVTGVAFAVGFVVMGATGGQAWSLLAFTAAVILASAWLTTVFLHYSKNN; from the coding sequence ATGTCGACGAACACCACGGCCACCGATCGGATTTCGGCTCGGCTGCTCGCCGCCGGAGCCGCGGCCGGTCCGCTGTACGTCGTCGTCTCGCTGGTCGAGGTCGTGACCCGGGAGGGCTTCGACCCGACCCGCCACGCCTGGAGCATGCTCGCCAACGGCGGCCCCGGCTGGATCCACCGCACCAACCTCATCGTGTCCGGGGTGCTGGTGATCCTCGGCGCGGTCGGTCTGTCCCGGGCCCTCCGGAGCCGCTGGGCACCCGCACTGCTCGGGCTGTACGGCCTCGGCATGGTCGGCGGCGGGATCTTCGCGGCAGACCCAGGGCGCGGCTTCCCGGTCGGGACGCCGGAGGTGGTGCCGGTGAGCGCGTCCGGAGCCCTGCACTTCGTCTGCGGCGGCATCGGGTTCGTCGGGCTGATCGCCGCGTGTTTCGTCCTCGCCCGACGCCTACGGGCGGAGGATCACCGACGGCTCGCGACCTTCTCGCGCGTCACCGGGGTGGCTTTTGCGGTCGGGTTCGTCGTGATGGGCGCGACCGGTGGCCAAGCCTGGTCACTGCTCGCGTTCACCGCCGCCGTGATCCTCGCGTCGGCCTGGCTCACCACTGTTTTCCTGCACTACTCGAAGAACAACTGA
- a CDS encoding YciI family protein, with amino-acid sequence MRYLTLLRGQHSTTPPPPELMAAIMALGEEATKAGSLLDTSGLAPSASGARVSLAAGDLSTTDGPFAESKEVISYAIYEVRSKEEAVEWASRFLKVHRDLWPGWEGEVDVLKLFGPEDFPAP; translated from the coding sequence ATGCGCTACCTGACGCTGCTCCGCGGACAGCACTCCACGACCCCGCCCCCGCCCGAGCTGATGGCCGCGATCATGGCCCTGGGCGAGGAAGCGACCAAGGCCGGCAGCCTGCTGGACACGTCCGGCCTCGCGCCGAGCGCCAGCGGTGCCAGGGTGAGCCTGGCCGCCGGCGACCTGAGCACCACGGACGGCCCGTTTGCGGAGTCCAAAGAGGTCATCAGTTACGCGATCTACGAGGTTCGGTCGAAGGAAGAAGCGGTCGAGTGGGCGTCGCGCTTCCTCAAGGTGCACCGGGACCTGTGGCCCGGCTGGGAGGGTGAGGTCGACGTGCTGAAGCTGTTCGGCCCGGAAGACTTCCCGGCACCGTGA